The segment GCGCATTGGCTGGTCTAGCCTCAGGTATGggaagccgttttagcattagggaagcgttactcgtcgtaattgcatttttaataggaacaattcaattacagagctctataatacattttttactagtaagaattccaattagagagctctctaattcaattgttattagtaagaactgaattagagagctatttaattcaattacatgcttctacaattaaacatatcttcaaTGTGTTTTTTGACTAGtagaaattaatttgtagagctctctaattgaattgttactagtaaatattgaattttagagctctgtaattgaattgttactagtaaaaatgcaattaggaCGAGTAACACTTACTCAGTTTACAAATGTAAACTGTCACCTGACAACTATTTTGAAATCATACGTTTAACTGGATTTAaactagcctgacaagccagacccacataaatgtagggtctgggcactctccacagacagggctcaaccggaggggtgggataaacggttgtctttcaaactcctgctccacgcaataggatagcgctacaaccaatcagagcaatgaAGAAGGTGAcatagtcagagcgacgaagatttttaacgaaaaccggtgcagtctgtcagccaaataatggacatagatttgcaccagacctttaaaagtaaaaacatgcacagacaaatccaaattacaccctgcggcttgtgacaatacattgatgtcctaagacacgaaacgatcggtttttgcaagaaacagtatcattttttacctttgatacacagtcaCGTccttctgtcatgagcacgagtttagcattcgactcgttacatgtgaacgcgctctgccGTAGTATACGCAAGCGCCGTAAgcagggccagattaacactttgttgtaccctgggcaacaatattcaagggccccatcatcaccataatatggtcatatatcgaatatattaatataatatacagtaaatatactcaatacttcaaatcctaactttcatcatattttgatttacaaatatttaaatgctcatagaactacaaatgcactactatgtcccctatcaaagacattcactcacatatgatgctatgaaaacaaaacacatcagcatctgtataatctggtaaaattgacccactacattgagagggagggaagtatccattttcacaaaaaatgaatagATAAGCAACCGCTTTCAAACCATTGTTTATTTAACAACACTTATTCCCAATAGAAATGTATGGAATTGATAGAGCTATCACAGAAGACAATGCAATCAAGTTATTAGTCCAACACAAACAATTTGAAATCTGCCAGTTATCCCTCCACAACAATTTACAGTATTTTCATAAAGCTGGCACctcaaggaaaaaaataaaaataaaatgcagtatCACTATTTGATCATAAACATTTTGATCCTAAGCTCATTTAACTTGTTTTAAAATAGAACAACAACATGTTATAGCACAATTAACCAGTTAAACATTTTAGTGCTACATAAATACACTACACAATACTAAATACACAAAACAAGTTCTCTGAAGAAGacaagatcaaataaatgctatataatctGGCAAAACACACAACTTTAGTCCTAAATAATGAGGAAGTGCATGTTTGAATTTGAAATGCCTTCATTTGGCAAACACATCTTACAATGGCTTTTTTCTGGACTTTAACTGTGCAAACTGGTGTATAACATCTTCAAAATCAAGGCCACTAACAAGTTCATGTGCAATAGCTAAAATAGAAAGTGAGATCCGTGTCTGTGACACAATTTCTCTCTAGAAGACCAGACAGAAATAAATACCGTATATCTCATACAGCTCTgattaaaaaaagattgtatTCGACACTCTATATTTAAAATGACACTCTCTTAAGAACATGAACGTATAGATGTATGATTATAATTTGGTGAACAAGGGAGAACGGGACATATGCTCCATATGACATTTATGAAAAATGCACTTCTTGAAAGAAAGAGCATTCTTTCGGTTAAAATCGACTAACTTGCCTGAACACCTCAGCTCTCACACagattaaaaaagttttaatttaggAAATAGTAATAGTAAACAGGTGAAATCATACCTGGCACGTTTTTCTCGGAGAGAAGACCGCAGTTCAGTTAGAGTCAGAGTCATTAAATGAGCAAATCTATGTTTTGAGAAACGATTTCTGTTTGAAACACAATCAGAGACACCGTTAACTCTGCGTTGTGTTCTGACGCCTCACGTTATTTAAATTGAGgtttggctcatgaatattaagtaCAGAGTAGGAGTGAAAACTTTCTATGCAGCTTCTAAACATACGGCTGATTCTTCcattaaatgtattcatttacgtTAAAAACGTTTTATTTCACCTATTTAACTAGTTTTTCTTAATTTAATATCATTTGCAAGGAAATGGAGGTTTACGACTTCACTCCACCAGACTGTAATCCAAATCTGAACATATTCATGGAGgaatttttttctggttatgtTTCCCTGCTATAACATTTGAATATGTcttaagggaaaaggaagaaattttgaactattgtttagttgtttctaggtttgatttttttaatttattgatgTTTTGATGATTTTTTCTATGTAGTATTAGTTGATTTAGTTTATCTGTTTTTTCTCCTCTTATTCACTGTTATACAATTTAAGATTGCTATTATATTCTGTGTATCTggatttatatttcaatatttttgtattgctcaattattcttctttaataaaaaaaaaaaaccctgaacgTATTATACGTTGCATAGACGCCCTCTACTGGAGAAACTAACAACATGACAAACACTGACagctaatgaataaataaataaataaataaataaagacatgttGACCAGAGATTTTGTGTTGTCATATGGCctaaaaagtataaaattgtaTGCATTCATTAATCTTTATACCGAATATATTTATTGAATTTAAAAACAGCAACACAACAATTGCTACTAATAATGaaatgtttttgctttaaaacCTATAGGTCTAtacatacattataaatatatttaaatgcaataaataaataataataataataataatttaatgtaatttattttctatCATGTTTTATTGATATAGGACTGAACGGGAATCATTAGAGTTTTGAAAAGCCTCGTTCAGTTTACGtaatgtgcgttggtttctatggcaatgacGCTGCGTTGTTATGCCAACCCTAAAAAACAATTACGGTACATAACGTTATACGATACAGCTTGCAATAAAGATGTTATCTTAAGCTATGACATTCTTATATTCTTGTAGTGTTCAGTGTTTTCACAGCGATGGGACAGCGAGTTACCAAAGTAAGACCGATGACAGTTGGCGAGGTGTACGATCAACATCTTAGTACACCCCCAAAACCCGGCACCAACACCGCGGTTCAACATCCTCATCCCCGCGATGAGACCCCTGTTGATgctggaggaggaggagaggaggTAGGAGGAGTAGGAGTAGGAAAGGAGGGAAaagaaggaggagaaggagaggagaTAGGAGGAGTAGGAGTAGGAAAGGAGGGAAaagaaggaggagaaggagaggaggTAGGAGGAGTAGGAGAAGAGGAGGGAAGACGAGAAAGAGAGAAAGGAGGTGAGGAGAAAGAGaggaaggaggaggagaaggaggagaggAAGGAGGCAGGGAGAGCTGAGGAGAAAAGAAAGAGTAAGAAGTGGTGGCGGAGGCTTCGCTCTTTCTTCCGAGCTGCCAAAAAACAGCCTCCAAAGAGCAGCTCAGGTCAGGGAGAGGTGGAGCAGCAGCAGGATGAGGGAGAGAAGAGGAAGGTGGCATGGGCTGGAAGTAGTAGTGATGGTAAATCACACAACCATGTTATGAAAATGTGTTGTTTCTAAACAGCTCTACTTTGATCATATAAAAACTACTATGATCAAACACAATATCAAAATGTACTAAATGTTGTACTAAAATCCACTTCAAGGCCATGATTAGATCTTTATTCCGTGACAtgttaaaaacattactgttttatgTCTATACGTACTAATATGTGTTCAAACTTTAAATGTCTATTCATTACATGTATAATTACATGAAAATAAGTTTTGAGTAAGTTTTATTGTGAATACTGCCTGACACATCACAAGTccaggttattttattttttaatagactACATCTTCAGCCGCTACACCATTGGTGATCAGCTGGGGAAAGGTGGATTCGGCGTGGTGTATGAAGGGAGACGTTTGGATGATGATCTTaaagtaattaaatataaataatgcatTAACAAGAGAGTAAATGTTTGCCTTGTCTTTTCCTCATCCTATATTCTTAACCCTCTTTGCATTTCTTAAAtgaagttttttgttttgttcaacaGGTGGCTTTGAAATATGTCACTAAGACCACAAACACAGAATGTATTGTCATTGTAAGTACATTGCACTATATAAGCAACATCCAACATCtaatattaacattaacacaAGTCCCTATTTGGGAAACCACCCTCATGTAACCATCATAAAAACTCAACTCCTTTAGCCCGATCATCCAAACCCCCTTCCAAAAGAGATCGCCCTCACCATCCTGGCAAACAAGGGTCCCAGCGTGCCAGAGATCATCAGGCTGCTGGACTGGACGGACCACCCTGACCACTTCGTCATGGTCCTCGAATGTCCCTCTCCCTGTGAGAATCTGCTGGAGTTCATCAGGCGTCAGGGTGGAAGCCTCGACGAAGAAACAACAAGGAAGATCATGCGGCAGGTGGCTCACGCTGCAAACATGTGCTACCTCCGCGGAGTGCTCCACCGTGACGTCAAACTCCAGAACCTCCTGATAAACAGGGAGACATCTGAAGTCAAGCTGATTGACTTCGGATGTGGGGACATTCTGAGGAGGACACCGTACTGGTCATACTGTGGTATGTATGATATAATTAATTTCCTCTATCCTAATAGATATGGATCATTTCTCCTGTCCAAAAGCAAACTTACACATTATACAAACTCTGCTCTCCTCCAGGCACAGCAGCGTACTCCCCTCCAGAGTACCACCGCATGCGGAAGTACTACGGCGGGCCAGCGACGGTCTGGTCACTAGGGGTCGTGATGTTCACACTGCTGTGTGGACGCTTGCCTTGTGACTACGACCTCTTCCTGCTGGAGTACAAGCAGTGGTCCAAACCCGGCCTGTCAAAAGGTGAGATCTTCATCACAAAAATAACTAACACATGTAAAACATCTTACAGCTTATCAAATAGAATAGCAATCAAATAGAGCAGATGTCAAGTGTAAGGTTACCAAACATCCTTCCCGTCTTCCTGCACAGAATGCTGTCACCTCCTCAGGGCTCTCCTCCATGAGAAGCCAAGTCGGCGACTTGGCCTGGGGCGAATCATGTCCCACAACTGGTTTAAGGTAGTGAACCTGAGATcagcttaaaaaaatattatgggAAGGAACCAAAAGGTCAAACATGTTGTTTTTTCTGTTGTTTCAGGTCGTCTCATAAGACCACTCCAGTTGGTGTCTCTCATGCAGCTTAGCGTCTTGCGGGCTGACATCCCTCCTCTCGCCTTCGCGTCTTGCGGGGCAGGCAAGCCACGTGAAGCGTCTTGCGCCTTGGCTTGAGGTAGCAGTATTAGCGTCTGGCGGTACTGCTTCCGGAGGTATGTGTACATATTGTATACATGTACATACTTCTTTTGGTTGTCTCTTTTTGTTTGTCCCATCATGGCCACTCCATTCCTGAGGTTCCTACCACAGCTGTGCCAATGCCAGAGCTCTCTGTCTTCAGCTCCACAATGTCAGAGCTCCCAGAGCTCCCCTGCCACTGCCAGTTGAGAGGTTCTTGTCATGGCTGCCAAGAGCGCTCTCTCTTAATGCCATTCATTCTGGTCATGGCTGGCCCAATGATTCACAGACCCAAGACCATCTCAGTCCTAGAGATACCAGTCTCAGCAACCTTACTCTCCAGGCTTGCTGCCGTGTCTGTCCAGACCCAAGGGCTCAAGGTTGCCAATAATCATCTGTCCTGCTGCCAGAAGTTCCTGTTATAGCAGCCATAGAGGGTGCTGTCATTGGTACCCATTGGTCTACAAGCtttaatctgaaataaataacaaaacttgaaattaatattttcatttagtaatttAGCTTTAAACCAAAGCAGTTCAGACATGGGAAACATTACAAACTATGTATCATACAAGTTTCAACAATACTCACAGAACCACAATGCCAAATTTCAATCTGAGGTAAGTAGaagctaaaaaagaaaaacacaggtAAGTAAAAATGAGAAACTGGTTTAATTAAACTTATTTACAGGACGTGCCTGTTGACTTCGTACCTCATTGAGATGCTGCTTACTCATGGACCATTGTGGAACAAAGAGAATATGATATGAAAAATCACAAAATTGTATTACTTTAAATATATTCATATGTAAAACCTTTAAAAGATGGTAATACAAAGACGTTCATTATTATTGATCTCTCCTGGTTATATCAATAACTGTTGTAGTAGCTAGCATACTTTATCTAAATGAAATGTATGTTGAAATATAGGGACATCATGATATGGAATTCAACTATTAGCtctatggactattttaaggtGTGTTTGGTTTTATTATTGCAGGAAAACTTGGTaagattcttttttttactttaatagtaGTCTCAGCATTGTGTTGTCACCCAAATTTCAATAAAGTAACCATTTTAACCATTCTTTGGCTGTGTGAAAATATCCTCATTGAATAAAGACTGGTCCAACAGCTTCAGATAAacactgatacacacacacaaacacaactaTAAGAAACAGCAAAAGGGTTCATTTAATCTGATCATAATTTCATTTCAGAACACAATGAGTTTTAAAATATTCTGTATAATAATATGGTGTTGATTTAAACTaataaagaatacaaatttaatgAAACCCTGACAGTAATGGTTAATGAAATACTAATAGTTCTTTGGTCTTTTGATGGATCAGGATGTAAAAACACTGACGTCTTTAGATTCTTAGTTTCTTTGGTCACCTGAAACCCGAGCAGGACattccccacacacacacacacacacacacacacacacacacacacacacacacacacacacacacacacacacacacacagatcgaccactaaaacacacaaacacttaaATCATCAGTGTGTGACAGAGAACTGAAGATATTTGCTCCAACGTCTCTTGACGAACGCTGACTGAATGAATGTGGTCTGGAATGGAGATCTCACCTTTCTGAGAGCCAATCCATGACGCTGCCTTCATGGCCACAAACTGCCACTCCACCTGCTGCTCTATTTTACAGCCGTATAACCAGATCAGAGCCAGGAGAGTGGCCCATACTGACCCATCCACCTGTAGACAAATCATCATCCACTTCATTTGTTACTGGACCCTGGACACAATCACTGCTGTCTTATTATTTGATCACATCTCTCACCTGTGCTggtttctgattggtcagctcgTCCTCCGTTATCTCAAATGCATCAGCCAGTGTGGCGTCCAGCTTCCAGCAGCCTGACGCCTTTTGAAGAGAGACCAGCTGCAGTAACGGGTCCTTCTGGGgcaatatatattcacatagtagGTAGTATAATGTGTAAATTCAGTATGTAGTGAGCTGGTAAACTAGTATTCCATTCTAAATATAACCATTGCACCAGTCTCATGCAGTAAGTGCATGTAGGTGTCCTGGTATTGATTATGTATACTATACATTTTTGTCCACATGaggaaaacatattttaaacaatgatttttgaaaatggtTAAGGTTACGGGATACAATATACAGTTTGTAGAGTATAAAAATGATTGTGTTAATGACAGTGGTattaatatacagtcgtggccaaaagttttgagaattacataaatattggaaattggaaaagttgctgcttaaagggatggttcggagtagaattgacttcattgctatgcactccgaagcccatgtaaataccccatacgaagttttttttaccttagtcgaacatttatggagatattagagtttttcgaattgcttgttacaggagtgaatggtacatgtgatgtatctcgtaaattgcaccactaaacgtgcaagtaatcttaccaaacttgtacagtagtgtaaataggttatgtactcacaaaacgctgcatcggaacatttgtaagtccaccatgagtgttttaaaaacacgttttagccgatccctactagtctcaaaaactacaaatggcgacacgtcgacgtcacttccctggtttgaaaaaagcacgtaaaagtcctcctacaagttgacatgcacacagatgtagtaggaggacttttacgtgcttttttcaaaccagggaagtgacgtcgacttgtagtttctgagactagtagttctcgggtaaaacgtgtttttaaaacactcatggtggacttacaaatgttccgatgcagcgttttgtgagtacataacctatttacactactgtacaagtttggtaagattacttgcacgtttagtggtgcaatttacgagatacattacatgtaccattcactcctgtaacaagcaattcgaaaaactctaatatctccataaatgttcgactaaggtaaaaaaaactttggatggggtatttagatgggcttcggagtgcatagcaatgaagtcaattctactccgaaccatccctttaagtttttataatagcaatttgcatatactccagaatgttatgaagagtgatcagatgaattgcatagtgcttctttgccatgaaaattaacttaatcccgaaaaaaactttccactgcatttcattgctgtcattaaaggacctgctgagatcatttcagtaatcgtcttgttaactcaggtgagaatgtagacgagcacaaggctggagatcattatgtcaggctgattgggttagaatggcagacttgacatgttaaaaggtaTGGCGAATGgcctgctgaggactggggcaaagtcatattctccgatgaagcctctttccgacagcaacttcttccaacaatccaacaacagtttggtgaagaacaatgcattttacagcacgatggagcaccgtgccataaggcaaaagtgataactaagtggctcggggacccaaacgttgaaattttgggtccatggcctggaaactccccagatcttaatcccattgagaacttgtggtcaatcctcaagaggcgggtggaaaaacaaataaattaaatccaAAACTCTTAACaatcttttgcctttttttttttcaatagaaatttttttgtgttttcatttttctgataatcaaatgaaagcataaacatttatttatttttaatcaaaatgaaaaataaacccttttcatttttggcaaacaaacagaggtttactgttaaaatcaatacatggaagaaaaattatattcagtttaaaacgtttaaataacaattgcagtatttttttctacaattaagtggttaatcttgtaatatttattttttatcatatatattgttttatgtaaaaaaCGCCATTcatccgccattcatacatacagaggcaaacggaacatgcaggattcatattaaaacggtctttttgcatttcagttttcacagacactagtccatatcgcgatttgaattaagtgacagaccaacttttgatttattaatccaaaaatcaacgaattacgtggcattccgcgctatagtaaattccgtttttatgaatggagtccgcgttttgcgctattttgaagctcatagtgggcggaagtcggccgtcgccatcttggaatcgcgtcactcccggataatcaaaaatgggcaaagaggcgggacgtgggtggagctgtttgctgaaaccacgcccgcctagcgcgacagtgttgacagcagcggcaatccccctgtcactcaagtggctactcccttaattatgctgaactttaaggcttaatataacttaaacggatgagttataaaaaaattcacccccctcacagttgacatgaagggcaaaactagctatatagaccaaaaccattttttgaaccaggctgtaaacatacttttttgggcattttaacatggggagtcaatgggactgactcccttttgcagccagtctctagcggccagtcgatgaattgcagtttaagtcacttccgtgttggtttcaacagagagagcgggaggttgccgcttggctAAGCAACAggaacatcagttgtgggctgcaactttcacttttaaatgacaatatcctggccggaccactgttgtcagtgatattgTCACgctgcaggcaggaacacacgaacaacgacgtagtaaaagacgaatatttaataaatccaacggaatacaagcagacacaggaacagcagggtaagacatccatataacatcaaagaccgacaagagtactgggaaaacacacaccttaaatagacagactaattacaaacacaggtgcagacaataagggagaaaccaaaaacactcagaactgcgggggaaaatgggaaaaaccaacaagaaagtccgggggtgtgacattacctccctctcccggaaggcacgtcctcgttccgacaaacagacaaaaggaaacagtacaaagtcttaggagggggcttaggtggaggacggactcccgggaggacaCAAGAtgaagtccagggtggtgacggagggaggagccaaggaggtgacaggaaggggctggagcaggaggagccaggtgggacccagaactcagccatgatggagttccaaggtggagccgatggagggaggagccatggtggaggagaggctgacgactccatggggccaacagacggaggcggagcaggtggtgggagagcccgatgcagagatggaaagccgaagatcttgggtgacaccgcggatccggagggccaaggtggaacccaaggctctggcgaccaaggcggaggtggagatccggaggtccgcggcggagccggagcgacagagggccgaggctgtgcccgcgggagggaggaggtccaacgagctggtgggacggagcgacgaggcacagccggaggagtatagtccagaggcgaaggtggggcgacgactgaccagggcggagccggagatacgatggagcccggtggagctggtggaccgacgggcgacagcggagacgagggagcagagagccggggtggagccgcagggtcagagggccgaggcggagtccaggactctgaggctggaggcgatggtgagggatcctccagccatgacaccgatggagattggcagacccgcggcgaacccaccgcacagatggtgggctgagggtgagcaaggggacagacagcagacaacggggattcatgaaggctgggcggaaccagcggtgactctggacggctgggcggaaccagcggagattcaggcttaggcagaagagggagggtgggagggaaatccaggcagatgggtatttccgtgaaacagtcaattaagtccccagagtgctcttgctcacccccagtggtggtgcagtggacggggctctctacagccctctcttgctccacgaagcactccaccgtcgcggatgtaatggccggctcatgcacctgatcagcagttttgaccccgtcggcactccatactgctgtcgctccgggctcgggctttccgtctgtgaagggctcataatccgcgggtcggggtggctggctgggctctgggtccggagtggcacttgcgagatgctccttggaacaggcg is part of the Garra rufa chromosome 1, GarRuf1.0, whole genome shotgun sequence genome and harbors:
- the LOC141319290 gene encoding serine/threonine-protein kinase pim-1-like, which codes for MGQRVTKVRPMTVGEVYDQHLSTPPKPGTNTAVQHPHPRDETPVDAGGGGEEVGGVGVGKEGKEGGEGEEIGGKERKEEEKEERKEAGRAEEKRKSKKWWRRLRSFFRAAKKQPPKSSSGQGEVEQQQDEGEKRKVAWAGSSSDDYIFSRYTIGDQLGKGGFGVVYEGRRLDDDLKVALKYVTKTTNTECIVIPDHPNPLPKEIALTILANKGPSVPEIIRLLDWTDHPDHFVMVLECPSPCENLLEFIRRQGGSLDEETTRKIMRQVAHAANMCYLRGVLHRDVKLQNLLINRETSEVKLIDFGCGDILRRTPYWSYCGTAAYSPPEYHRMRKYYGGPATVWSLGVVMFTLLCGRLPCDYDLFLLEYKQWSKPGLSKECCHLLRALLHEKPSRRLGLGRIMSHNWFKLSVLRADIPPLAFASCGAGKPREASCALA